The nucleotide window CACCCGCTGGCGAATAAAATCTTCAATAAAGTCCAGGGAGCGACCAGAGGCGGTGTAATCCGCGTACACCAGTGGTTTAACACCAAAAGCGGTTTCAATCTGCTGGCGCTCGCCAATCACCGATTGGTTGATCGACTCTATAAGTTGCTGCATCAAAAGAACCTTTTGCCTTCAAAGGGGAGAAATACCGTCGAAGACGGGATTTTAGTTTAACGCCCGAGAAATTTCGTTGCTAAATCTGCAATTGCACACAATGATTTAGATCAAAGTTTCAGTATCTTTAACTTCTGCGAAACAGAAAAAACGCGCAACCATCGGCAAAACATTCGCCAACAGCATTTGAGAGGTAAGCGCCCACTGCACACAAGAAAAACAAAGTCGTGATTTGCAGCGTTCTATAAGGCAATATACGCAACACTGTTTCAAAAAATCAGCTAATCGAAAAACAATATCACTGTATCGGGGATGTGCTCAACCATGGACAAATTCGACAAAGCCATTTTGGAGACCCTGCAACGGGACGCAACCCTCTCCGTCGCTGAAATCGCCGACCGCATATCCTTGTCAAAAACCGCTTGTTGGCGGCGGATTCAAAAGCTTGAAAGCGAGGGGGTGGTCAAATCACGGGTCGCCCTTTTGGACCCAGAGAAACTCAACCTTTCTCTGACCGTGTTTATTTCCATTCGCACCAACCAGCACAACCAGAACTGGCTGCACGAGTTTCGTCAGGTGGTCAGTGGTATTGCCGAAGTCTTGGAGGTATACCGCATGAGTGGTGAGTTGGATTACCTGGTACGTGCGGTGGTTTCCGACATGGTGGGTTTTGACAAGCTGTATCAGGAACTGATTAAAGCGGATTTATTCGATGTCAGTTCCAGTTTTGTGATGGAAACCATCAAGCACACCACTGAACTGCCATTGGATAATATTTAAAGCACTGTTTTACTGGGAACTTTGCATTTATCGGCAATCTAATTAGGTTGCTTTTTCTCAACAGGGATTTTCATTATGAAAACGGTTACCGCTGCATTTACCACGTTGCTCCTGCTGCTATACGGCACTCTGAGCTTTGCCGGATTGGCTGAATCTTCTGCCGACACCAACCCACTGAAGGCTGGCGAAGCCATTCCCAATGTGACGTTAGCTTCGTCCACTCAGAATAACGTCAATCTTGCGCAACTGGAAAAACCGACCATCGCCATTTTTTACCGTGGCGGCTGGTGCCCCTACTGCAACCGTCACTTGCGCGAAATTCAGGGCATTCAGCAACAACTATTGGATATGGGCTACGACATTGTGGGTATCAGCCCGGACATGCCAGAGAAATTAAAAACCACAGTGAACGGCGAACAACTGCAATATCAACTGCTGTCGGATAACCGCGGCGAAGCCGCAAGAGCCTTTGGCATCGCCTTCGACGCCGCCAAAGAGTACAAAGAAAAGTACGGTGACCGCATCATCACATTACTGGAAGGCTTTTCCGGTGAATCTCACCACCAGTTGCCGGTACCCTCGGTGTTTATCCTCAAGGGTGACAAAATTGCCTACACCTACTCGAACCCGGATTACACCACACGTCTATCCGCCGATGAACTGCTGGCAGCGGCCAAGGCTGCGAAATAAATCATTCGCTCCGGGCAGCTGGCGGCTAGCTACGGGCTGCCCAAGCAAGTTTCATGTGCAAACCATGAATTAAATGGGTAAAAAAGCAAAAACCGAGCTCTAATACAGAGCTCGGTTTTTTTATTTGGCACAAACTGCTCGTAGCCCGCAGCAAGAAGCTCGCAGCTAACTCTAAATATGAATCGCATGCCCCAATGAAGCCAGCGCCGCTTCAAAAGTACCCTCAGTCAGGGTGGGGTGCACATGAATGGTGCCCGCAATATCTTCCAGTCGCGCGCCCATCTCCAATGCCAGGGCAAATTCACCAGAGAGTTCCGACACATGGGCACCCACTGCGTGAATACCCACAATTACATGGCTGTCTTTACGCGCGGTAATGCGTACAAAACCACCATCGGCACCGGCGTCCATGGCCAGAGCCCGGCCACTGGCAGCGAAAGGAAATTTGCCGGTAACCACATCGATACCCTGAGCACTGGCCTCATCCGGTGTTAAACCCACACCACAAATTTCCGGCTCGGTAAAACACACTGCGGGAATCGCCACCGGATCAAACTCCCGGCGCTGGCCAGCGATAATTTCCGCCACCATTTCTCCCTGTGCAGACGCTTTGTGAGCCAGCAGAGGCTCACCCACCAAATCGCCAATGGCCCATACGTTTTTCATGGAGGTGCGGCACTGGTTGTCTACCTTTACAAAGCCGCCTTCCATATCCACACACATGTTTTCCAGGCCCCAGCCCTGGGTATTGGGTTTTCGGCCGACGGTCACCAATACTTTATCGGCAATCACTTCCTGGTCATTGCCATTGCTGTCCTGATATTGCAGGTAAGTTTTACCAGCTTTGTCCACCACCCCTTTGGCTTTCGCCGCCAGGTGAACATCCACCTGATGCTTTTTCAGCCAGGTTTCAATGGGGCGGGTCATCTCTTTATCGTAGATCGGCAGAATGCGATCCAGGGCTTCAACAAAAGTGACGTTAGCGCCCAATTTGCGCATCGCCATTCCCAGTTCAAGGCCAATATAGCCAGCCCCCACCACCGCCAAGTTCTCGGGCACTTCGTTCAGTTGCAAGGCTTCGGTGGAGGAAATCACATTGCCACCGTAGGGCATAAATGGCAGTTCTGTGGAAACCGACCCATTGGCCAAAATAACGTGCTCCGCATGAACAGTAACGGTGCCGGCCTCGGTTTCTACATCACAGGTTTTAGCGTCGCGAAAGGTGGCCCAACCTTCAACCCGCTCCACTTTGGCTTTTTTCAGCAGCTGGCCAATACCACTGGTCAGCTTTTGCACAATGCCGTTTTTCCAATCGACCACAGCAGCCATATCCAGCTCAGGCTTGCTGGCAACGCTGATGCCCATATGAGGCTCGCCAAAGTGCTTGTTCAATTCTTCAAAACGGGTCGCGGCGTGAATCATCGCTTTGGAGGGAATACAGCCCACATTGAGGCAGGTACCACCGGGGCGAGCGGCTTCCACAATCACTGTATCCAAGCCTAACTGGCCAGCTCGAATAGCAGCTACGTAACCGCCAGGGCCTGCACCGACAACCAGAACTTTGCAGCGTTTTTTCATCAATACAATCTCATTAGCTGACTTTTCGTCATGCCCGCGAAGGGCATCAAACAAACAGGGTGGCAGGGTATTCCAACAGCTGTCGCAACCGCTGGATCATTTGCGCAGCCTCGTAACCATCAATTACCCGGTGGTCGAACGACGAGGAAATATTCATCATTTTGCGCACTACGATATCACCGTCACGAACCACCGGGCGCTCGACCATGTTATTGGTGCCGATAATCGCCACTTCCGGATAATTAATCACCGGGGTGTGAACCAGGCCACCCAGTGGGCCAAGACTGGTAATAGTGATAGTGCCACCGGTTAGCTCATCTTTGCTGGCGGTGTTGTTCTTGGCGGCAGTCGCCACGCGCATCATCTCGCTGGCCAGACCCCAAACATCCAGAGCTTCGGCGTGCTTGACCACCGGTACCTTGAGGCCATCGTCGGTTTGGGCCGCTATGCCCAGATGCACGCCGTGGTGACGCAAAATAACGTCGTTGGCGTCATCGTAGATGGCATTAAACTGGGGGAATTCGGCCATCACTTTGGTGACGCCCTGCATGATGTACGCCAACAACGACAGTTTAGGCTGGTCGCTATGGCGAGTTGCATTCATGTGCTGGCGCAGTGCCTCAAGCTCAGTAACGTCCACTTCTTCCACGTAAGTAAAGTGGGGAATCTGACGCTTGGACTGCTGCATTTTCTGGGCAATCATGCGGCGCAAGCCGCGCACCGGAATTTCGGTTACCCCGGTTCTCTTTCTGCAAATGTGGGTCGCTGCCGACCCTTGGCCACCGGAGAGAAAGGCATCCAGGTCACCGTGTTCGATACGGCCAACGGGGCCAGTACCGGTCACATCCGACAGATCCACTTCCGCTTCCAAAGCACGGCGACGAACCGCTGGCGAAGCCAGCACCGGGCCGCTGTGGCTACTAACAGGTACCGATGTGGCAACAGAAACTGACGGCGGCGCTGAAACAGGCCTGGGCTCTGATACCGCGGGTGCCACAGCGGGCTTTTCAATCGCGGCTGGTGGAGCCTGGTTCGTAGCATTGCTGCTTGCGGTATCGATGGCTCCTTCTGTGGCAAAGGTAATCAATTCAGAGCCCACCGCAATCACATCCCCAGCAGCGCCAGCCAGGGAGGTAACGGTACCTGACACTGGCGCAGTGAGTTCGACTGTGGCTTTATCGGTCATGACATCGGCAATCACCTGATCTTGCTTCACCGAATCGCCAACCGACACGTGCCATTCCACGATTTCCGATTCAACCGTGCCCTCTCCCAAATCCGGCAACTTAAAGACGAACCTGCCCGCTGCGGGGGCACTGGCGATGCTTTCTGTTTCAGGCTCGGTAGCTGCTGGCTCGGCAGTCGGTGCTTGCTCACTGGGAGCGGCCTCCACCGCAGCGGCATTACCTTCACCTTCAACCTCAAAGCGAATCAGTTCAGAGCCGACCGCAATCACATCGCCCGCATTACCAGCCAGGGAAACCACCACGCCAGCCACTGGAGCGGTGAGCTCCACATTGGCTTTGTCGGTCATCACATCGGCAATGTGCTGGTCTTGCACCACCACTTCACCGGGTTTGACATACCACTCGACAATTTCCGATTCGACAGTGCCTTCGCCGAGATCCGGCAATTTGAATACGTATTGGCCCACCTGTGCCCCCTATCGGTTGTCCAGAGTTTTATGAATGGCGTCTATGATGCGCTGTTGGCCAGGAAAGTAATCCCATTCCATGGCGTGTGGGTAAGGCGTATCCCAACCAGTTACTCGCTCGATGGGTGCCTCCAGGCGCCAGAAGCTGGCTTCCTGAATCTGCGTCACCAGCTCAGCTCCAAAACCGCTGGTTCGGGTTGCCTCGTGCACCACCACACAGCGACCGGTTTTGTTGACTGACTCGGCAATGGTGTCGATGTCCAGCGGCAACA belongs to bacterium SCSIO 12696 and includes:
- a CDS encoding Lrp/AsnC family transcriptional regulator, which translates into the protein MDKFDKAILETLQRDATLSVAEIADRISLSKTACWRRIQKLESEGVVKSRVALLDPEKLNLSLTVFISIRTNQHNQNWLHEFRQVVSGIAEVLEVYRMSGELDYLVRAVVSDMVGFDKLYQELIKADLFDVSSSFVMETIKHTTELPLDNI
- a CDS encoding AhpC/TSA family protein, which translates into the protein MKTVTAAFTTLLLLLYGTLSFAGLAESSADTNPLKAGEAIPNVTLASSTQNNVNLAQLEKPTIAIFYRGGWCPYCNRHLREIQGIQQQLLDMGYDIVGISPDMPEKLKTTVNGEQLQYQLLSDNRGEAARAFGIAFDAAKEYKEKYGDRIITLLEGFSGESHHQLPVPSVFILKGDKIAYTYSNPDYTTRLSADELLAAAKAAK
- the lpdA gene encoding dihydrolipoyl dehydrogenase; translation: MKKRCKVLVVGAGPGGYVAAIRAGQLGLDTVIVEAARPGGTCLNVGCIPSKAMIHAATRFEELNKHFGEPHMGISVASKPELDMAAVVDWKNGIVQKLTSGIGQLLKKAKVERVEGWATFRDAKTCDVETEAGTVTVHAEHVILANGSVSTELPFMPYGGNVISSTEALQLNEVPENLAVVGAGYIGLELGMAMRKLGANVTFVEALDRILPIYDKEMTRPIETWLKKHQVDVHLAAKAKGVVDKAGKTYLQYQDSNGNDQEVIADKVLVTVGRKPNTQGWGLENMCVDMEGGFVKVDNQCRTSMKNVWAIGDLVGEPLLAHKASAQGEMVAEIIAGQRREFDPVAIPAVCFTEPEICGVGLTPDEASAQGIDVVTGKFPFAASGRALAMDAGADGGFVRITARKDSHVIVGIHAVGAHVSELSGEFALALEMGARLEDIAGTIHVHPTLTEGTFEAALASLGHAIHI
- a CDS encoding 2-oxo acid dehydrogenase subunit E2 — encoded protein: MGQYVFKLPDLGEGTVESEIVEWYVKPGEVVVQDQHIADVMTDKANVELTAPVAGVVVSLAGNAGDVIAVGSELIRFEVEGEGNAAAVEAAPSEQAPTAEPAATEPETESIASAPAAGRFVFKLPDLGEGTVESEIVEWHVSVGDSVKQDQVIADVMTDKATVELTAPVSGTVTSLAGAAGDVIAVGSELITFATEGAIDTASSNATNQAPPAAIEKPAVAPAVSEPRPVSAPPSVSVATSVPVSSHSGPVLASPAVRRRALEAEVDLSDVTGTGPVGRIEHGDLDAFLSGGQGSAATHICRKRTGVTEIPVRGLRRMIAQKMQQSKRQIPHFTYVEEVDVTELEALRQHMNATRHSDQPKLSLLAYIMQGVTKVMAEFPQFNAIYDDANDVILRHHGVHLGIAAQTDDGLKVPVVKHAEALDVWGLASEMMRVATAAKNNTASKDELTGGTITITSLGPLGGLVHTPVINYPEVAIIGTNNMVERPVVRDGDIVVRKMMNISSSFDHRVIDGYEAAQMIQRLRQLLEYPATLFV